Below is a genomic region from Pseudomonas svalbardensis.
GACGAAGACCGAACGCTGATCGCCGGTTTGTCCAAACGCGAACGCCAGGTCAATCCAGACTTTGCGCCGGTGTGGGATGCGTTCGACCGGTGATTCCCTCGAAGCAGGCCGTCGCCTGCTCGATAAAAACCCGTCGCCTGAAGGAATTAGATGGGTTGTCCGTGTTCAATACGAGTCTGGAAGACTCCCGGCCACCCACCACAGGTTGCCGGGAAGGCTGCTGTGCGCAACAAAAGATGGACGACCGGACTGGCGCCGCTCCCACTCAGCAGCAACACTCATCCCCACGGACAATCAGAGGATTCCCACATGCTATGGAAAAAAGGCCGACGCAGCGACAACGTGGTCGATGCCCGTGGTGGTGGTGTCGGCGGTGGCGGGATGCGCTTCGGTGGCGGCAAGGGTCTGAGCCTGGCGGCGATTATATTGATCGTCGGGATCGGCTGGATGACCGGCCAGGACCCGCTGCAAATCCTCGGGCAACTGACAGGTCAGATGACCGAGCAATCGGCACCGACCACCTCAGAAACTCGCAAGGCGCCGCCGGCCACTGATGAAGGAGCCGAGTTCGTGCGCTCGATCCTCGGCGATACCGAAGACACCTGGGGTCAGATTTTCCAGCAGGCCGGTCGTCAATATAAGGAGCCTACCCTGGTGCTGTTCAGCAACCGCGTCAACTCGGCCTGTGGCCTGGCGACATCGGCGACCGGTCCGTTCTATTGCCCGGCGGACCAGAAGGTCTACTTGGACATGAGTTTCTTCCAGGAAATGTCCCAACGTTTTTCCGCCGCAGGCGACTTCGCTCAGGCCTACGTGATCGCTCACGAAATCGGACACCATGTGCAGACCTTGCTCGGTGTGTCGGCGAAAATTCAGACCGCCCGCCAACAGGGCCGGCAGATGGAGGGCGACAGTGGTTTGCTGGTACGACAGGAACTGCAGGCCGATTGCCTCGCCGGAGTCTGGGCCAACAATGCGCAGAAACGGCTGAACTGGCTGGAACCCGGTGACATCGAAGAAGCCTTGAACGCCGCCAATGCCATCGGCGATGACCGCTTGCAACAGCAAGGTCAGGGGCGCGTGGTCCCGGACTCATTTACTCATGGTACGTCGGCGCAAAGGGTGCGCTGGTTCAAAACCGGATTCGCGCAAGGCCAGGTCGGCCAGTGCGATACCTTTGCAGCGAAAAACCTATAAATGAATAAGTGGCTGTTAGCTCTACTGATCACCTGCGCAAGCGCCCAGGCTGCCGAGCATGCGGTCAAGGAGGTCAGCCCCGGACGCTTGCTGTTGACTTCAGGTGAAATCGCGGTGGGCATCGGCCCGGCGCCGACGAAAATCGAACGCGTGCTGATCATCATCCATGGTCGATTGCGCAATGCCGACACCTATCGCCAGAGCGCCGTGCACGCGGCCGAACAGGCTGGGCAAAGCGCGAGCACCTTGGTGCTCGCCCCGCAATTTCTCAATGAAACCGACATCGCGACCCATCCCGTGGCTGACAGCGTATTGCGCTGGCAGGGCAATGACTGGATGGCGGGCGGTTTATCCACCGCTCCGTTTTCCCTGAGTTCCTACGCGGCGCTCGACGAAATCATCGCCCGAATCGGCGATCGAAAACAGTTTCCGGACGTGAAGCAGATTGTCATTGCCGGTCACTCCGGCGGCGCTCAGGTGGTGCAGCGATACGCGTTGCTGGGCCACGATCAGCCAGCGCTCAAGGCGGCCAACATACAGGTGCGTTACGTCATTGCCAACCCGTCGTCTTATGCGTACTTCGATGAACGACGGCCAGTGGCGTTCAGCCACGCCGGTTGCCCGAATTTCAATCGCTGGAAATATGGACTGGCGGATTTACCCGCCTATGCCGAAGGGCAAACCGCCAAGCAGTTGAAGGAAAACTACGTCAAACGCGATGTCGTTTACCTACTCGGGCAGCAGGACAGCGACCCGAAGCAGCCGGCGCTGGATAAAAGCTGTGAGGCCCAAGCCCAGGGAGCCAATCGATTGGCTCGCGGGCGCAATTATTTTGCTTCTCTGAAGCGGCTGCATCCTCAAGGATTGAGTCAGCAGCTGATTGAAGTGCCTGGGGTCGGGCATGATGGGGATGGGATGTTTAACTCGCCGCAGGGGCAGAAGGCGTTGTTCGGTCAGTGAGTTGTTGAGGCGCCTGATCTGACGCCATCGCGAGCAGGCTCGCTCCCACTTATGACCGCATTCCAATGTGGGAGCGAGCCTGCTCGCGAAGGGTCCCTCAAGCCGACAACATTTCCCGCAACGCCACGCAATCGGCGGCATGCCAATCCGCCAACTCAGGCCAGGGATTATCCGGCAGGTTCACCAACACCGTCCGCGCCCCTGCCGCCCGACCGCAATCCAGATCAAAGCGGTAGTCACCGACCATCACCATCTCACTGGCCGGTACATGCCAGGCCTGGGCCAACTTCAGCAAACCACCGGGATGCGGTTTTGGCGGTGCTTCATCACGACCCAGCACATCCTCCACCGCGAAGCAGTCGGCCAGGCCGATCGCTTCCAGCGTGACGTGCGCCAGTTCGCGAGCATTGCGCGTGAGAATGCCCAGGCGATAACCGCGCCCGGCCAGCTCACGCACCAGTTCTACCGCGCCCGGTGCTGCTTTCGACCCCAGCGCCAGGTCCCGTTCGTGTTCCAGCAACCAAGCATGTTTGGCGGCGGCTTCATCGGCCGGCAGCGCGGCGAGGTGGGTCAGGATGTCGTCTTCGGCAGGAATCGCCAACGCCACGCGGATCGCCGCGAAGTCATGCACGGCCACCGTCAGGGTGCCGTCCATGTCGAACACCCAGTGCCGCACCTCGGCCAGGCTCATGCCCAATCCTTACGGTGGCGAATCAGGCCTTCCTGAGTGACCGACGCCACCAGTTGCCCGGCACGATTGAACACGCTGCCACGGGAGAAACCGCGCGAGTTGCCCGCCCAAGGACTGTCCATCGCATACAGCAACCAATCATCGGCACGTAGATCCTGATGGAACCACAGCGCGTGATCGAGGCTGGCGACCTGCATGTCTTTCTGCCAGACCGATTTGCCATGGGGCTGCATCGACGTGGTCAGCAGGCCGAAATCCGAGGCGTAGGCCAGCAGGTATTTATGCAGCGCCGGGGAGTCGGCCAAGGCACCGTCGGCGCGAAACCAGACGTACTTGATCGGATCGGACGGCTGCGGGTTGTAGGGATCTTTCTCGGTGATCGGGCGGAACTCGATCGGTTTCGGGCACAGCAGCTTTTCACGCATGTGCTCGGGAATCAGGTGTGCACGTTGCTGAGCAAGCTCCAGCTCTGACGGCAGGTTTTCCGGGCCAACTACGGTTGGCATCTCGGACTGATGCTGGAAGCCTTCTTCGTCGTACTGGAACGAAGCACTGCAGGTGAAAATCGGGTTGCCCTTCTGGATCGCCGTCACTCGACGCGTGCTGAAACTGCCGCCGTCGCGCACCCGATCAACCTGATAAACCACAGGCAACGCGGAATCGCCGGGACGCAGGAAATAACCGTGCATCGAATGCACATGGCGCGCTTCTTCGACCGTCTGACTGGCCGCCGACAGGGACTGACCGATCACCTGACCGCCGAACAGCTGACGAAAACCCAGGTCCTGGCTGCGGCCACGGAACAGGTTTTCTTCAATCGGTTCCAGGGTCAGCAGGTCAACCAGATCATCCAACACTTGGCTCATTCAGACTCTCCTCACACAACGCATGCCGCGCAGTCTTGGCTGCGACGGTCGATTCAATTTCTGGCCAGGGCCCATGGGAGCCATTGTAAACGTCCGTGCCGGCTTATCCATGCAAGGTTTGCAGCCATTGTTCACGGGTGATGCGGTACAGCGCATGGTGACGCAGGGGATGATCGGCCGCGAGCATCGGGTGGTCGAAATCATCGGCTGAATCATGGTGCATGCCGATTGCCTGCATGACTTTCTGCGACGGCGTGTTGGTTTCGGTGGTGAAGGACACGATCTCTTTCAGCGCCAACCGGTCAAACCCGCAGCGCAGAGCGGTCCACGCCGCTTCACTGGCGTAGCCAAGGCCCCAGTGCTCTCGGGCCAGACGCCAGCCGATTTCGGTGGACGGGGTAAAACGCGCGTCGAAGCCGACCTCTGCGAGCCCGGTAAAACCGATAAATGCCCCGGTGTCCTTGCGTTCCAGCGCCCAGAGACCGAAGCCATGCTCGGCAAAATGGCCACGAATCCGTCCGATCAGCGAGGCACTTTCCAGACGACTTAAAGGCGCCGGAAAATATCGCATCACCTGTGGATCGGCGCACATCGCCGCAAACTCCGGCAAATCCTCATCGCTCCACTGCCGCAACAGCAGTCGTGCGCTCTCGAGTTCCAGTATCGGTTCCATCATCTCCCCCCCTTTCCATGCCGCAAGTCTATAACGCTGGTAGGATCCTTCCTTCATTCCTACGTTAATTCGTCATGCCCCTGCCCCTGATCTACCACGAAGACTACAGTCCCGAGTTCCCGGCGGATCACCGCTTCCCCATGGACAAGTTTCGCCTGCTGCGCGATCACCTGGTGGACAGCGGACTGACCCGGGACGCTGACCTGCTGCGCCCCGACCTCTGCCCGCCAGAGATTCTCGCGCTCGCACATGACCCTGCGTATATCGAACGCTACATGGGCGGTGAGTTGTCCCGCGAAGACCAGCGGCGCCTCGGTCTACCCTGGAGCGAAGCGCTGGCCCGGCGCACAGTACGTGCGGTTGGCGGCTCGCTGCTGGCGGCCGAGCAGGCGCTGGAACATGGTTTGGCCTGTCACCTGGCCGGCGGCACCCATCACGCTCACTACGACCATCCTGCCGGGTTCTGCATCTTCAATGACCTGGCGGTGATCAGCCATTTCCTGCTGGAAAGCGGCCGTGTGAATCGGGTGCTGATCTTCGACTGCGATGTGCATCAAGGCGACGGGACCGCACGGATTCTGCACAACACTCCGGAAGCGGTGACCGTTTCCCTGCACTGCGAGAAGAACTTTCCTGCACGCAAAGCCGAAAGTGACTGGGACATTCCACTGCCCAAGGGCATGGGCGATGCCGACTACCTGAAGGTGGTGGACGATGCGCTGAATTATTTGCTGCCGCTCTATCAACCGGATCTGGTGCTGTACGACGCCGGCGTCGATGTGCATAAAGATGACGCGCTCGGCTACCTGAAGCTGACAGACGAAGGCGTCGCCGCTCGCGATGAAAGTGTGATGCGTCATTGCCTGGGGCGGGATATTCCGGTGGTCGGGGTGATCGGCGGCGGCTACAGCAAGGACCGCAAGGCGTTGGCGCGCCGTCATGGGATCCTGCACCGCAGTGCGCAAAGGGTCTGGCAGTCATCAGGTTGTCATTGAGGTGTGGGTCTTTACCCACAATGTCTGTGGAACTGCCTGTGGATAACCTGAGTGAAAGGTCCTACAGACCATGAGGGGCATAGGTTACAACTCGGTGGTTATTTTTTAACCACATTCAAAAGCATCAATCATCCCTGTGGGAGCGAGCCTGCTCCGGGCGGCGTTCCGACGATAGCGATTTAACAATCAACATTGATGTCGACTGACCCGCCGCTTTCGCGAGCAGGCTCGCTCCCACAGGGGACTGGGCTGGTAGAATGCCCGGCTTATTCCACCAAACCGCAGCGCACTCCATGACTCAGCCTTCGACAACTTCCTCTTCTCACGTTGCCATCATCGGCGGCGGCCCCGCCGGCTTGATGGCGGCCGAAGTGCTGAGCCAGGCGGGGATCAAGGTCGATCTGTACGACGGCATGCCTTCGGTGGGGCGAAAATTCCTGCTGGCCGGTGTGGGAGGCATGAACATCACCCATTCCGAAGCCTACCCGGCATTTCTCTCACGCTACGCCGAACGCGCGCCGCAGATTGCGCCGCTATTGCGGTCATTTGGCGCTGAGGCGCTGTGCCAATGGATTCATGACCTGGGCATCGAAACCTTTGTCGGCAGTTCCGGCCGAGTCTTTCCTACAGACATGAAAGCCGCCCCTCTGTTGCGCGCCTGGCTCAAACGTCTGCGAGACAGCGGCGTCGTTATCCACACCCGTCACCGCTGGCTCGGCTGGGATGACAGCGGTGGATTGCGTATCGACAGCCCCGAAGGCGAAAAAACCGTCAAGCCTGACGCAACCTTGCTGGCCCTGGGTGGCGGCAGCTGGTCGCGGCTCGGCTCGGACGGCGCCTGGATGCTGCCACTGGAACAACGCGGCGTAGGACTCGCGCCGCTGCAACCGAGTAATTGCGGCTTCGAGGTGCAGGCCTGGAGCGAGTTGATGGTCAGCAAATTCGCCGGCGCACCGCTGAAAAACATCGCCATTGGCCTCAATGACGACGTACCGCGGCTCGGGGAATGTGTGATCACGGCAACCGGGATTGAAGGCAGTTTGATCTACGCCTTGTCGGCGCCGATCCGCGAAGCCATCAATCAGCACGGCTCGGCGACCATTCACCTCGACCTGTTGCCGGGCAAGCCTGTGGATAAGGTTCAGGCTGCGCTGAGCAAACCGCGCGGTTCACGCTCGATGGCTAAACACCTGCACAGTCAGCTTGGGATCGATGGTGTGAAAGCGGCATTGCTGCGCGAACTCACTCCGGCCGAATGCTTCGCTGATCCGGCGCAGCTGGCCAAAGCGATCAAAGCGCTGCCACTGACACTGGTGAAAACCCGCCCACTGGACGAGGCCATCAGCACTGCGGGTGGCGTGATGTTCGAGTCGATGGATGAGCGTTTGATGCTCAAGCAACTGCCTGGCGTATTTTGCGCGGGGGAAATGCTGGATTGGGAAGCGCCGACGGGCGGCTATCTGCTGACGGCTTGTTTCGCCAGTGGGCGAGCGGCAGGGCTGGGGATGGTGGAGTGGTTGAAGCGAATGGCGTGATTTGTTGGCCACACGTACTTCTACAGCCTTCAAGATCCACCCCTCACCCTAACCCTCCCGAAACGTCGGACCGCCCCAGAGGGGCGAGGGGACTGACCGAGATGTACTTTCAAACTACATCGACCTGAAAGCTCGAGTCGAACTCACGTTTGAAGGCTAAGAAGATCGGCTCCCTTTCCCCCTCTCCCCATTGGGGAGAGGGCTGGGGTGAGGGGTGGTTCTAGAACCGATCACACCATCAAGGCTTCTTCTTACGCGGCCCGGTATTAAACACCGGCACCTTCCGCACAGGCTTGATCGAAGGCTCCGGCGCCGAAGCATCCCCACTCTCGACCCATTTACCCAGGTTGCGTTTACCGCCACCGGAAGTCTTCGGCTTCTTCGGTTTTTTCGGCTTTTTGACGACCTGACCGCTGGCATCGGTATCCGGCACCCGGTGCTCAGGTTCGAAGTCATGCTCCATCTGGCGAGGCAATGTCTGACGGGTCAACGTCTCGATGGCCGACAGC
It encodes:
- the ypfJ gene encoding KPN_02809 family neutral zinc metallopeptidase, coding for MLWKKGRRSDNVVDARGGGVGGGGMRFGGGKGLSLAAIILIVGIGWMTGQDPLQILGQLTGQMTEQSAPTTSETRKAPPATDEGAEFVRSILGDTEDTWGQIFQQAGRQYKEPTLVLFSNRVNSACGLATSATGPFYCPADQKVYLDMSFFQEMSQRFSAAGDFAQAYVIAHEIGHHVQTLLGVSAKIQTARQQGRQMEGDSGLLVRQELQADCLAGVWANNAQKRLNWLEPGDIEEALNAANAIGDDRLQQQGQGRVVPDSFTHGTSAQRVRWFKTGFAQGQVGQCDTFAAKNL
- a CDS encoding alpha/beta fold hydrolase — protein: MNKWLLALLITCASAQAAEHAVKEVSPGRLLLTSGEIAVGIGPAPTKIERVLIIIHGRLRNADTYRQSAVHAAEQAGQSASTLVLAPQFLNETDIATHPVADSVLRWQGNDWMAGGLSTAPFSLSSYAALDEIIARIGDRKQFPDVKQIVIAGHSGGAQVVQRYALLGHDQPALKAANIQVRYVIANPSSYAYFDERRPVAFSHAGCPNFNRWKYGLADLPAYAEGQTAKQLKENYVKRDVVYLLGQQDSDPKQPALDKSCEAQAQGANRLARGRNYFASLKRLHPQGLSQQLIEVPGVGHDGDGMFNSPQGQKALFGQ
- a CDS encoding HAD family hydrolase — its product is MSLAEVRHWVFDMDGTLTVAVHDFAAIRVALAIPAEDDILTHLAALPADEAAAKHAWLLEHERDLALGSKAAPGAVELVRELAGRGYRLGILTRNARELAHVTLEAIGLADCFAVEDVLGRDEAPPKPHPGGLLKLAQAWHVPASEMVMVGDYRFDLDCGRAAGARTVLVNLPDNPWPELADWHAADCVALREMLSA
- the tesB gene encoding acyl-CoA thioesterase II, which codes for MSQVLDDLVDLLTLEPIEENLFRGRSQDLGFRQLFGGQVIGQSLSAASQTVEEARHVHSMHGYFLRPGDSALPVVYQVDRVRDGGSFSTRRVTAIQKGNPIFTCSASFQYDEEGFQHQSEMPTVVGPENLPSELELAQQRAHLIPEHMREKLLCPKPIEFRPITEKDPYNPQPSDPIKYVWFRADGALADSPALHKYLLAYASDFGLLTTSMQPHGKSVWQKDMQVASLDHALWFHQDLRADDWLLYAMDSPWAGNSRGFSRGSVFNRAGQLVASVTQEGLIRHRKDWA
- a CDS encoding GNAT family N-acetyltransferase yields the protein MEPILELESARLLLRQWSDEDLPEFAAMCADPQVMRYFPAPLSRLESASLIGRIRGHFAEHGFGLWALERKDTGAFIGFTGLAEVGFDARFTPSTEIGWRLAREHWGLGYASEAAWTALRCGFDRLALKEIVSFTTETNTPSQKVMQAIGMHHDSADDFDHPMLAADHPLRHHALYRITREQWLQTLHG
- a CDS encoding histone deacetylase family protein, with protein sequence MPLPLIYHEDYSPEFPADHRFPMDKFRLLRDHLVDSGLTRDADLLRPDLCPPEILALAHDPAYIERYMGGELSREDQRRLGLPWSEALARRTVRAVGGSLLAAEQALEHGLACHLAGGTHHAHYDHPAGFCIFNDLAVISHFLLESGRVNRVLIFDCDVHQGDGTARILHNTPEAVTVSLHCEKNFPARKAESDWDIPLPKGMGDADYLKVVDDALNYLLPLYQPDLVLYDAGVDVHKDDALGYLKLTDEGVAARDESVMRHCLGRDIPVVGVIGGGYSKDRKALARRHGILHRSAQRVWQSSGCH
- a CDS encoding TIGR03862 family flavoprotein encodes the protein MTQPSTTSSSHVAIIGGGPAGLMAAEVLSQAGIKVDLYDGMPSVGRKFLLAGVGGMNITHSEAYPAFLSRYAERAPQIAPLLRSFGAEALCQWIHDLGIETFVGSSGRVFPTDMKAAPLLRAWLKRLRDSGVVIHTRHRWLGWDDSGGLRIDSPEGEKTVKPDATLLALGGGSWSRLGSDGAWMLPLEQRGVGLAPLQPSNCGFEVQAWSELMVSKFAGAPLKNIAIGLNDDVPRLGECVITATGIEGSLIYALSAPIREAINQHGSATIHLDLLPGKPVDKVQAALSKPRGSRSMAKHLHSQLGIDGVKAALLRELTPAECFADPAQLAKAIKALPLTLVKTRPLDEAISTAGGVMFESMDERLMLKQLPGVFCAGEMLDWEAPTGGYLLTACFASGRAAGLGMVEWLKRMA